The DNA segment CCCTGGGTAACGCCCAGTCGGTACACCAGAATGCTCAACACCTCGGTGGAGCGACCAGGGCCGCCTCCAGTGAGCCCGTAGATTACATCAAACTCCCTGAAAGCCGAGGTGAGAATGATCAGCGAGACAAAGCCCAGGTGAAACCGGATCATGGGATACTTGATGCGGAACCAGAGCGTGAGGAAGGATGCCCCGTCTACTTCGGCCGACTCGACGATCTCATCAGGGATCGTTGCCAGGGCTGCATAGAAAATCAGGAGCGCCAAAGGAGCCATGCGCCAGCCGTTGGTGATCACCGTGGCGGTCATGGCGTGGTCCATACTGGTGAGCCACCTCACCCGTTCCAGACCGACTGTCTCAAGAAGAAAGTTGACCAGGCCATAACTCGTCTGCCATACGTAGAGCCTTCCCAGTATTCCTGTTACGACCTGGGTTGTTACAAAGGGAATCAGAAAAAAAGCCATGAAAAATCTGGCCAAGGCTGTTCCCCGGATACCCCGGCTGCTCATTACGCTCGCTATAAACAACCCGAACCCTACAGCAAGAAGGGTGCTCCCCAGGGTAAAATGGACGGTTGCTACAATGGATCGCATAAAGAGGTGATCGCCAAAAAGTTGGGCAAAATTATCCAGCCCGACAAAGACCCCGTCGCCAAGCCGTCTCATGGTTACGGCGTGAAAACTGTGATAAATCGCCTGAAAGATGGGATACCCCAGCGTGATCAGACCCAGCGCCGCCCCGGGGAAAATGAAATACCAGGGGCGGAAATATCGTTGTGTTGCCATTCACGGCTCCTGCAGGGGCCTTCCTGGAGGAAATATTTCTCCGGGAAAGCCCCGTGAATACTCGACACTTTCAGCCGACGCGGGGTCGGCTGAACCATCTCATTCCTGGTCGTTCCTTACTTCAGATATCCTTCACGCCGGAAGACGTTGTTCATATTCTGAATCAACCGTTGCTGAGCCGCCTGGGGTGACTCAACACCAAAGAAAACATCCGCCGCAAACTGGCCCACCGGGGTGTACATAACCTCTCCCCACTCTGCAATCGGCTGCCGGGGAAAGGCATGCTTCATCTGTTCCTGAAAGACCGGCAGAAACTCGGCATAGAAAGGCCGGGATTCCAGGATCTCCGGATTCTCGAACTGCTCGTTCAGAGCGAACATGGCGGTCATTCTGGTGAACTCCACGGCGTTCTCTACCAGGAGCCAGTGCAGGAAATCATAGGCGTGGTCCTGGTTCGGTGTATCAAAGACAAGAACACCGCCGCCGCCCAGAAAAGACCGCCCCACGGAAAGATTTTTCCGGTTTCCCGGCCACTGGGGCAATACCGCGTACCCCACATTCCCCTCGGAAGCACCGCTCTCGGCGGTCATCACTCCCTCGGGCCAGAGTTCTGCCATGGCAAGACGTCCGCTGGCAAAAAAATCAAGGTGTTCCAGGAAATTCCACGCCAGGGCATCTTCGGGAAAGGTCTCTCCCACAAGCCGAGTCCAGTACTCTACCCCCTCCAGCAAGATAGGGTCGTCCAGATCGGTTCGAAACTGATCGTCGAACCCGTCGAGGCCCAGGGATTTCACGATTGCCAGAAAGGCTCTCGCCATTCCTCCCGGCTCGCTGATCGAGGCGGAGTAGCCGTAGAGATCGTTCCGAAGGGTTGTCCCTGCCACGGTTTCCCCGGCGGGCCTGGTAAAAAAGGAAGCTACCTGATAGAGCTCCTCCCAGGTGGCGGGCGGCTCCAGATCGCGGCCGTATTTCTGGCGGAAGGCTTCCCGTTCCTGGGGGTGCTCAAACCAGTCGGTCCGGTAGGCCATGATGGGTGACTGGGGGTTTCGCGCCAAGGCGATGATCTCACCGGGACGCAGCATTTCGTTTACCATATGAGACTGGATAACCGCCTCAGGGTAATGTTTGTAGGGATCAAAGCCGTGGCGAGCCATGTGGGGAGCCAGATCGGCCACGTGCTCGTAAAAATAACCGAACCATCCGGGGCTGTGGTATCCAATATCCCACTCCCCGTCGGGGGCATCCATCTGAAATCGCTGCCACACCTGATCGGGAGGCAGGACCTCCATCTCTATACGAATACCCGTTTTCTCTTCGTAGAGGGGAATGAAATAGTCCTCCATGGGTGCCACGTGGGGTCCCGGGTGTTCTCCGATTCTGATTGTGATCTGGTCGGTCCCTTTTTCTGAGGACCCGCCCGCAAAAAGGACAGTCGGGATCAACAGAAATGCCACAACTCCTGCAACAGCTAACAATCGTGTTTCTTGGCGCTTTGCGTACAAAACAGCCCTCCTTTGGAAATGTTCTGTCTTTAATGATAGCATATCCGGAAATCCTGTCAATGTATTAACCTTGTCATTTCAAGGTTTTTCCTGTTTTGGTATATACATATTCAGATGAATCTGGTTCGATCTGCCGACCTCATCCCGGAACGGGCCAAGAAATGCCGTTACGTCTTGCCGAAAGAAGGAATCATTCCTATTATTTCGTCTTTGTGTGAAAGGCGGGATGTGTGGAGTGGTATCACCTGCAGAAAAAGTCCTTTGAAGGTGTGAAGGCTCAAATTTTCAAGATTGTCCTCGTCTTTGCCGGCCTGGCCTTTTCCTTTGCCACCTTGGCCAACACCATCAACGGAAGACCCGCCGTTAACATATGGCTCCCCTTGCTCGCCGCAGGCCTTCATGGACTTCTGTTTTTCATCTATACTAGGGAACGGTCTTCTCATTCCCGCACCGCTATCACGCGAATCTACATGGCAGGCCTTGCCTGGGTGTACCTTCCTCTGGCATGGCTGACCTCACCGGGATCGTACAGCGCAATGCCCTACTATGCCCTTGCTTTCATTGTTATCATGGCCTGCCTGACCCTTAAATCCTGGGAATATGTCTTTGCCGTGTCATCGCTGATGATCACGATCCTGCTCTTTCACTATGAGGTTCTTCATCCCGGGCAGTTTTCTCTCTATTCGCCTCCAAAAGAGCGGGCTCTCGATTTATCCATCCATTTCTTCGTGGCCTCCACGATAATGATTATTTCCCTCTACATGATTAATCGCTCTTTCAGGCACGAGAATCAGCGCATGTACGACGCAGCCACCACCGACCCGCACACGGGATTATATAACCGGCGATTTTTTTACGATGCAATTTCTCATCAGCACCTCCATACCTTTTGCCTTGTATTGATGGACCTGAACAACTTCAAGAGAATTAATGATATCCACGGCCACCCTGTGGGCGATGAGGTTTTGCTTGCTTTTTCCCGCATTTTGAAATTGTCCTGCCGAGAAGAAGATTTAGCTATCCGCTACGGAGGAGATGAGTTTATCCTGCTATTGCACCACACCACCCTTTCCCAGGCAAGAGCACTGGAATCTCGTATTCGTCACGATTTCCGGGAGCTGGAAGAGACATATAAACATGAAGAACTATCCATCTCCTTCGGCTACGCCACGCATCTTGACGGCTCCATTGATGAGATTATTCTGAAGGCGGACCAGCACCTCTACCAGAGAAAGCCGAAAAAATTTCTCCAGGAATCCCTTCCCCGTTAACCGCCACCAGCGAAGATCTGCAGTACCAGAAAAAAGAACGCCTGGGCTCCCAAATGAAGCAGGGGAAGCCGGGTTTTGATCCTGACAGGGCCGACAAAATAGAAGAATCCTGCCACCAGGGCAATCAAGAACCAGGCGACATAGTTTTGCAAGGGAATCTCGCCGCCTGCCCAGGACCAGTAGCCCAGAGCTATCGCCACGGGCTCCATGAGGTAATCAAAGGCGGTGGCCAACGCGGCGGCGATCAGAACCTTCACCCCCCAGGGCAGCGTCCAGCCCTGAACCAGCCTGATCGCCCCCAGACAGACCAGAACCCAGTTAAAACCAATCAGGGGAGGGACTCCAAAGACAGGAACCCCCATACCCCGACCATACTGGTAACCTCCAAAGACCAGCCCCGTATGGACTCCCAGGACCTCCAGCAGATAGGTCAGTAGAAACGTTCCCACAGCCCAGAACCAGACGTAGCGACGCCCCCCGGCTACAAGAGGAAGAAGGGATACTACACCGAGAGTCAGGAGGAACCAGGGTGTCATGGCCAGCATGATTTCCCGGGTGGGACCAAAGAGGTGCCCCAGAGCCCCCACACTATAAAGGATAAAAAAAACTGCCCCCACCCTGCGCCACCGGGAATCCAGAACAGCCACGGCGGCATGAAACGTATCTCTCTTCATGAAACCTCCTTGCATTCTTGTTTTGTCTCGGGCATTCATTCCTTCCCGGGAACGCTCACCAACTCCTCTCAAGCTCTTTCACGGCTAAACGCCCCGAGAGAACCACCAGGGGCATCCCTCCACCGGGATGGGCCGATCCACCGCAAAAATACAGATGACGATGGAGAGGGCTCTTGTTGGGGTGTCGCAAAAAGGCAGATTTCCAGTGGTTTGAACTGGGACCATAGAGGGCCCCCCGATAACTCCCGGTCAAATCTTCGATCATGGGTGGGGTCAGCCAGGACTCTTCCTGAATGTACCGGCCGATATCCCGATCGAGGCGCCTTTCCAGGGAAGCAATAACCCTCTCTCTCACAGAAGGGACCAGATCATTCCAATCCTGATCGCCCCGGGGAGGTGCGTTCATCAGGACAAACCAGTTTTCCGACCCTTCGGGAGCATCGCTTTTCACGTACTTCGCAGTGATGTTGACATAAATGGTGGGATCATCCGGCACCTCTCCCGCTTGAAAGATGCTGCGGAACTCGCCCGGATAATCAGCGCCGAAGAAGATATTGTGCAGCCCCATTTGGGGATAGGTGTTTTGCACACCCCAGTAAAAAACCAGTGCCGAGGAACTGAGCCTGGAGTCTTCAACGTTGTATCGGCGGGCATCGCGGGGAGTTCCCAAAAGATCGTGGCACCCGTGAGGATCGATATTCGAAAAGAGAACGTCTGCCTCGAAGGACCCGCGAGAGGTCTCGGCGATCCAGAGGTCCCGCTCTTTCACGGGGGGCGAAAGATGTTCTGCGGCACAGGAATAATAAAATTCAACACCCATTTCCCGGGCTCGTTTCTCCATGGCCAGGGGGATGGAGTAGATTCCTCCCTCGGGAGCCCAGGCCCCCAGGCCGTATTCCACGTGAGCAATCAGGGCCAGAGTCCCCGGGGCCTCGTAGGGATTCGATCCGTTGTAGGTGGCGTAGCGATCAAAAAACTGCCGGGCCCGGCTATCCCTGAAAAAGGCCTGATGCACCTCATGGAGCGTTCTCGATGTATCCAGTTTGAGAATTTTGAACAGCTGAGGCCAGAGACGGGGGCGGCGCCAGAAAGAGCGGGGATTCAGGGTCTCGTAGAGGAAGAGTGGAGTACTGGCTTCGTAGATTTTCCGGGAGTGCCTCAGGTAGGCAAAGATCTCCTCCGGCCGGGCGATACCGGCCCTGGAAAAAGAATCGGCCAGCTTCTCCGCCGACGAGTAGGATCGCAAGGTGCTCCCGTCGGGCCAAAAATAGCGGGTGATCTCTTCCAGGTGCTGCACCCGGAAATAATCTTCCCGTTCCACCCCTGTCCGGGCAAAGAGCTCATCGAAAACGGGCAGGAGCGTCAGCAGGCTGGGGCCTGTGTCGAAGCGGTACGCCCCCAGGCGCTCCGTGAAGGCCTTCCCCCCGGGGCCGCTTCTCTGATCAAGGACCTGCACCCTCCAGCCCCGGCTGGCAAGCTCCAATGCTGCCGAAAGCCCTCCAAGCCCGGCGCCGATAACCAGAGCCGTTCCCGCTTTTTTCATTGTAGCCATGGCAGACCGCCCCGCAGGGTGAGATGAATCACCAGACTCAACCCCAGGAGGGAAAAGTTATAAAAAAAGTCCTCCAGGGGAATGGTTCCAGCCTTGAGTCCCCATATCTGCCGGGGGTTATACCAGATCGTGGGCAGAGCCGTGTAGAGCCCGTTAAACACCAGGAAGGCCAGAAAACTCAGAAACAAAAAGATCCAGAATGCCCGGGTTGCCAGAAGGTCGGGAACCAGAAGGAGCTGGACAAGAAAAAAGAGGACCAGCGAGAGCATCACCAGCCGGGTATATCCCTGGTCCCGGTATTTCCAGGCTGTCAGACCCGATATCAGGACAAGGACAGCACTCAACCAGAGGGGCCACTGAAACCAGAGCGAATCACCGAAATAGGCCACCACAACCTCATAGATGAATAAACACGCGTAGGGGACTGCGAAAAAAAAGAGGACTTCTCCCAGGGGCAATCCCCAGACCCGTAGCGTGCCGGTATACTTGGGGTTGAAGGTCCAGTGGCCGCGGCGGGTAACCCCTATGTCCCAGATGGTATATAAACCACCCACAAGAAAGCAGGCAGCCAGCACACCCGGCCAGTATTGATAGAAGGCAACCTTGCTATCGAAACTCAAGGCCAGGGGCCCCGCGAGAATAACCAGGGAAATCACGGTATAGCTATCCACAGCAATCTCCTTTCAGGCCTCTTTCATTTCTTCTGCCACAGGTCGCTGGCCTTGCACTTCCCGGTGAAAGAGAAGTTTCACGCTATTACAGGCAATGGCCAGGAGTATACGCAACCGGGAGGGTTTTACTTTTCCCTGGTAGACCCGAAAGGGGTTGTCCATAATCCGACGAGCTGTCCAGTTATACATATCCGAGGCCGTTTTGATGGGAATTAAAACTCTTCTGGTCAAATAGCGATATCCCCTTTCGCCCTCTTTCTGCCAGGCCCGGTACAGACGGGATTGATCCCGGATAAAGGAGACGAACTCCTCCGGGTGAGCCCGGGCCTCGTCTCTGGTCAGGCCCGGCAGGGGACTCTCGCCCAGAGGGAGATATCGCCGTCCCAGAGAAAGGTCCTCATCGATGTCCCGGATGAAATTAATGTACTGCATGGAACGTCCCAAAGCACGGGCACCGTCGTGGGCCGACCGGGGCAGGTCCAGTATTGCCGCCATAAACAATCCTATCACCTCGGCAGAGCCATAGATGTATTCCAGCACCTCTTCAATCCGGTCGTATTTATGACGGGTCAGATCCCACGCCATGGACTGAAGAAAGGCCTCGGCCCAGGAGGGATCAAAATTCTTGCGGCGGGCTAATTCGATAAAGCCGTCGATAATGGGATCGCCCGATAGAGCATCCGGACCGGCAGCCCAGGTTTCACGGTAGCGCTGACAGAACCTGTAAAACCCGTCAGCATCCTGAGGGACAGCATCCACAAAGTTGTCAGCCACCCGGACAAAACCATAGAGCAGGAAAACATCCTTCTTCACCGATTCCGGAAAGAAGAGGCTCGCGGTGTAGTAGGTTTTGCTCCCCGCTCTGAAAACCCGGGCGTACAGTTCCTGATGTTCACGGATCATGGTGATTCCCCCTGACAGTTCCCTGCAGCAAGGGCAGGCAGCAGCTTCTCCCGGACCCAGTTCAGGTCCGGCTCAATGGTCAAAACCGTTTCAAGGACAGCAACCCCCTCCCCGATTTCTCCGATATGGCATAAACTTCTGGCCAGCCCAACCAGACTATTCAGGTAGAGCCATTTCTCACGAATCTTCAGATCCTCCTCAAATAGCCGCACCGCTTCCCGATAGGAATCGCGGGCACCTTCCTTGCTTCCTCCAAACAGGGCAGGTCTGTGAAAGAGCGCGTTGGCCCGCTCCAGCCATGCCAGGGGCTCCCGAGGATCCAGTTCCAGGGCATGATCGAGGGCTCGGGAACTTTCAGGGCCGAGCCGAAGCGCCTCAAGAGGCCGCAGGAGGATATGGAATCCCTTAATGCCCCCCCGGAGAGCCCAGGCGCGCGCATCCCCTTCGCTGTGGTGCATCAGGAGTTCCAGCTCCCGGCGAGCCCTGGAAAGGTGAGCCCGGGCCACGGTCTTCTCGCCCCGCTCCAGGGCGCTTCCTGTGTAGCCGTATCGCGCCAGCAGAAGGCTGTAGAGGTCTTCTGTCCGGGACCAGGCTGCGTATAATTGCTCGTACTGCTCGATGGTTTCGGCCCAGAGGGTGACGTTTCCCTCCACATAGGAACGGTATACCCGGTGGTGCAGACCGGTGGCTCCCTCCGAGGGATCAGCCCGGACCGTGAACGAGAAAAGGCACACTGACCAGAACACGAACACAGCCTTCGTCATGACGCCCGCTCCTGAAGGGATTTCCCTGAAGATCATAATTCACCACGACCGATGTCAACAAATTTCCGATCCATTCCGGGTATCATCGGTCTTCCGGGTATCAACTTGTAACGGCCCCCGTGGCAGCGCTGCTGCAAAGGCGGGCAAACTTGGCCAGAGCCCCCCGATGATAGCCTGTCTCCCGGGGAGTCCAGTCCGCCCGGCGACTCTCCAGTTCCTTCTCCTCCAGGTGCACCGTGAGTTCCTTTGTTGCCGTACTGATGGTGATGAGGTCTCCGTCCCGGACAAGTCCGACAGGACCTCCTGCCTGCGCTTCCGGCGCCACATGACCTACCACCATGCCGTGACTTCCGCCGGAAAATCTGCCATCCGTTATAAGAGCAACCTTCTTGCTGAGCCCCGCCCCAGCTATCGCCGCCGTGGGAGAGAGCATTTCCCGCATTCCCGGACCTCCCTTGGGGCCTTCGTAGCGGATCACCACCACATCTCCGGCAACTACCCGGTCCTGGAGAATCGCCTCCAGGGCCTCCTCCTCGTTGTTGAATACCCGGGCGGGGCCGGTGTGACTGAACTCGTTGAGTCCGCAGGTTTTCACGACGGCTCCTTCGGGGGCCAGATTTCCCTTGAGTATGGCCACTGGTCCCCGGGGTTGCTCGGGATCGGCAAAACTCCGCACCACCTCCTGCCCCTCCAGCCGTACCTGGACCCTGGAGAGGTTTTCTGCCAGGGTTTTGCCGGTAACGGTCATGCAATCACCGTGCAAGAGCCCCTCGTCCAGGAGCATGCGCATTACCATCTGCACCCCCCCCACCTTGTACAAGTCTATCATCACGTAGCGTCCCGCCGGCTTCATGTTCGTCACGATGGGGGTTGAATCGTAGAAATGATTGAAATCGTCGATCGAAAGCTCCACGTCAACCTCCCGGGCCAGGGCGAGCAGGTGCAACACTGCATTGGTGGAACCTCCCAGGGCCATCACAAGGCGTATGGCGTTCTCGAAAGCCCGGCGGGTCATGATATCCCGGGGAAGAAGATCCTCCCTGAGACAGTTCATCAGGGCGTCGGCGCTGGCCTCCATAACCCACTGCCGATGCTCGCTCACGGCAGGGACGGAGGCGCTCCCGGGAATGCTCATGCCGATAGCCTCCATGGCCGAAGCCATGGTATTCGCCGTGTACATTCCGCCGCAGGCCCCCGCGCCGGGACAGGCTGCTTTTTCAATGAGCAACCGCTCCTCGTCGGTGATCGCTCCCGCGCTGCAGGCTCCTACCGCCTCGAAGGCGCTCACGATATCTACGGGTTCTCCCCGGTGAATCCCCGGAGCGATGGATCCGCCGTAGACAAAGACAGAGGGAACGTTCATGCGGGCCATTCCCATGACCGTTCCCGGAATTGTCTTATCGCAGCCCCCTATGCCCAGAAGACCGTCCATCTGGTGTCCCCGGGCCGAGAGTTCTATCACATCGGCGATCACTTCCCGGGAAACCAGGGAGGATTTCATTCCTTCGTGACCCATGGCCTCTCCATCGGTGACCACAAAGGTGTGAAAGGTAAGGGGCATTGATCCAGACTCCTTGAGCCTGGACCGGGAATAGCGGGCAATTTGATCCAGGTGCATATTACAGGGGCTGACGTCACTGTCGGCGCTGGCAATTCCCACGATCGGCTTGGTAAAATCATCGTCCTCAAACCCCACGGCCCGGAGCATTGCCCGGTTTGCCGTGCGTTCTACCCCTTGAGTCATGGCTCTCGACTTTTTGTTTAGTATTTTTGTCATGTTTTTGTCTGGCATGTTTTCTCCTTCCGCGAGGAAAAGGTACTACCATCGTTTCCCCGGG comes from the Alkalispirochaeta americana genome and includes:
- a CDS encoding carbohydrate ABC transporter permease — its product is MATQRYFRPWYFIFPGAALGLITLGYPIFQAIYHSFHAVTMRRLGDGVFVGLDNFAQLFGDHLFMRSIVATVHFTLGSTLLAVGFGLFIASVMSSRGIRGTALARFFMAFFLIPFVTTQVVTGILGRLYVWQTSYGLVNFLLETVGLERVRWLTSMDHAMTATVITNGWRMAPLALLIFYAALATIPDEIVESAEVDGASFLTLWFRIKYPMIRFHLGFVSLIILTSAFREFDVIYGLTGGGPGRSTEVLSILVYRLGVTQGNMGMANAVSVTMLVIVSVITIAAVKIGKLGAMSE
- a CDS encoding ABC transporter substrate-binding protein; translated protein: MEDYFIPLYEEKTGIRIEMEVLPPDQVWQRFQMDAPDGEWDIGYHSPGWFGYFYEHVADLAPHMARHGFDPYKHYPEAVIQSHMVNEMLRPGEIIALARNPQSPIMAYRTDWFEHPQEREAFRQKYGRDLEPPATWEELYQVASFFTRPAGETVAGTTLRNDLYGYSASISEPGGMARAFLAIVKSLGLDGFDDQFRTDLDDPILLEGVEYWTRLVGETFPEDALAWNFLEHLDFFASGRLAMAELWPEGVMTAESGASEGNVGYAVLPQWPGNRKNLSVGRSFLGGGGVLVFDTPNQDHAYDFLHWLLVENAVEFTRMTAMFALNEQFENPEILESRPFYAEFLPVFQEQMKHAFPRQPIAEWGEVMYTPVGQFAADVFFGVESPQAAQQRLIQNMNNVFRREGYLK
- a CDS encoding GGDEF domain-containing protein is translated as MEWYHLQKKSFEGVKAQIFKIVLVFAGLAFSFATLANTINGRPAVNIWLPLLAAGLHGLLFFIYTRERSSHSRTAITRIYMAGLAWVYLPLAWLTSPGSYSAMPYYALAFIVIMACLTLKSWEYVFAVSSLMITILLFHYEVLHPGQFSLYSPPKERALDLSIHFFVASTIMIISLYMINRSFRHENQRMYDAATTDPHTGLYNRRFFYDAISHQHLHTFCLVLMDLNNFKRINDIHGHPVGDEVLLAFSRILKLSCREEDLAIRYGGDEFILLLHHTTLSQARALESRIRHDFRELEETYKHEELSISFGYATHLDGSIDEIILKADQHLYQRKPKKFLQESLPR
- a CDS encoding carotenoid biosynthesis protein, coding for MKRDTFHAAVAVLDSRWRRVGAVFFILYSVGALGHLFGPTREIMLAMTPWFLLTLGVVSLLPLVAGGRRYVWFWAVGTFLLTYLLEVLGVHTGLVFGGYQYGRGMGVPVFGVPPLIGFNWVLVCLGAIRLVQGWTLPWGVKVLIAAALATAFDYLMEPVAIALGYWSWAGGEIPLQNYVAWFLIALVAGFFYFVGPVRIKTRLPLLHLGAQAFFFLVLQIFAGGG
- a CDS encoding phytoene desaturase family protein — encoded protein: MATMKKAGTALVIGAGLGGLSAALELASRGWRVQVLDQRSGPGGKAFTERLGAYRFDTGPSLLTLLPVFDELFARTGVEREDYFRVQHLEEITRYFWPDGSTLRSYSSAEKLADSFSRAGIARPEEIFAYLRHSRKIYEASTPLFLYETLNPRSFWRRPRLWPQLFKILKLDTSRTLHEVHQAFFRDSRARQFFDRYATYNGSNPYEAPGTLALIAHVEYGLGAWAPEGGIYSIPLAMEKRAREMGVEFYYSCAAEHLSPPVKERDLWIAETSRGSFEADVLFSNIDPHGCHDLLGTPRDARRYNVEDSRLSSSALVFYWGVQNTYPQMGLHNIFFGADYPGEFRSIFQAGEVPDDPTIYVNITAKYVKSDAPEGSENWFVLMNAPPRGDQDWNDLVPSVRERVIASLERRLDRDIGRYIQEESWLTPPMIEDLTGSYRGALYGPSSNHWKSAFLRHPNKSPLHRHLYFCGGSAHPGGGMPLVVLSGRLAVKELERSW
- a CDS encoding lycopene cyclase domain-containing protein; translation: MDSYTVISLVILAGPLALSFDSKVAFYQYWPGVLAACFLVGGLYTIWDIGVTRRGHWTFNPKYTGTLRVWGLPLGEVLFFFAVPYACLFIYEVVVAYFGDSLWFQWPLWLSAVLVLISGLTAWKYRDQGYTRLVMLSLVLFFLVQLLLVPDLLATRAFWIFLFLSFLAFLVFNGLYTALPTIWYNPRQIWGLKAGTIPLEDFFYNFSLLGLSLVIHLTLRGGLPWLQ
- a CDS encoding phytoene/squalene synthase family protein, which translates into the protein MIREHQELYARVFRAGSKTYYTASLFFPESVKKDVFLLYGFVRVADNFVDAVPQDADGFYRFCQRYRETWAAGPDALSGDPIIDGFIELARRKNFDPSWAEAFLQSMAWDLTRHKYDRIEEVLEYIYGSAEVIGLFMAAILDLPRSAHDGARALGRSMQYINFIRDIDEDLSLGRRYLPLGESPLPGLTRDEARAHPEEFVSFIRDQSRLYRAWQKEGERGYRYLTRRVLIPIKTASDMYNWTARRIMDNPFRVYQGKVKPSRLRILLAIACNSVKLLFHREVQGQRPVAEEMKEA
- the ilvD gene encoding dihydroxy-acid dehydratase, translated to MPDKNMTKILNKKSRAMTQGVERTANRAMLRAVGFEDDDFTKPIVGIASADSDVSPCNMHLDQIARYSRSRLKESGSMPLTFHTFVVTDGEAMGHEGMKSSLVSREVIADVIELSARGHQMDGLLGIGGCDKTIPGTVMGMARMNVPSVFVYGGSIAPGIHRGEPVDIVSAFEAVGACSAGAITDEERLLIEKAACPGAGACGGMYTANTMASAMEAIGMSIPGSASVPAVSEHRQWVMEASADALMNCLREDLLPRDIMTRRAFENAIRLVMALGGSTNAVLHLLALAREVDVELSIDDFNHFYDSTPIVTNMKPAGRYVMIDLYKVGGVQMVMRMLLDEGLLHGDCMTVTGKTLAENLSRVQVRLEGQEVVRSFADPEQPRGPVAILKGNLAPEGAVVKTCGLNEFSHTGPARVFNNEEEALEAILQDRVVAGDVVVIRYEGPKGGPGMREMLSPTAAIAGAGLSKKVALITDGRFSGGSHGMVVGHVAPEAQAGGPVGLVRDGDLITISTATKELTVHLEEKELESRRADWTPRETGYHRGALAKFARLCSSAATGAVTS